A DNA window from Brassica napus cultivar Da-Ae chromosome C1, Da-Ae, whole genome shotgun sequence contains the following coding sequences:
- the LOC106366207 gene encoding cysteine-rich receptor-like protein kinase 10 isoform X1, with protein MSYTYFYFVFIFSSVLTICAQNHTYVYHDCPNTTTYASNSTYSTNLRTVLTSLSSRNASYSTGFQTAASGQAPNRVTGLFLCRGDLSPEVCRSCVAFSFNDLLSRCPNEREAVLYYDECMLRYSHRTILSTLSRNGEAVFRNDTMIPSNQLERFSNVLMSNLTQAVTDAVTSPRKFGARKAKFTASQTVYLLVQCTPDLTDQDCSTCLQISFNQLPLDKIGGRFILPSCNSRFETYPFYNQTAVKALSPPPVSAPERPGKGGKANVSAVAIVVPVIVVVLLLIAGYCFFAKKKKKAYDTAPSIDGDEISSADSLQLDYRMIQAATNDFSESNNIGRGGFGEVYKGTFPNGTEVAVKRLSKSSGQGDAEFKNEVAVVAKLQHRNLARLLGFCIEGKERILVYEYVPNKSLDYFLFDPAKEGQLDWSHRYKIIGGIARGIIYLHQDSRLTIIHRDLKASNILLDADMNPKVADFGMARIFGMNQTEESTRRIVGTYGYMSPEYAMRGQYSMKSDVYSFGVLVLEIISGKKNSSFFETDGARDLVTYAWRLWRNQTPLDLVAPVMRHNCQMNKVVRCVHIGLLCVQEDPADRPTLSTIVMMLSSNTVTLPVPKQPKFFAQSRPKKDLLDSEQSTKSNSVPWSIDDASITELYPR; from the exons atgtCTTACACctatttctattttgttttcatattctCATCAGTCCTCACAATTTGCGCTCAAAACCATACTTATGTATACCATGACTGTCCGAACACTACAACTTATGCAAGCAACAGCACTTACTCCACCAATCTCAGAACCGTTTTGACTTCTCTCTCTTCCCGCAACGCCTCATACTCCACCGGATTCCAAACCGCCGCATCGGGACAAGCCCCCAACAGAGTCACCGGACTTTTCCTCTGCCGTGGAGACCTCTCGCCGGAAGTTTGCCGCAGCTGCGTCGCCTTCTCCTTCAACGACTTACTCAGTCGTTGTCCGAATGAGAGAGAAGCCGTGCTTTATTACGACGAGTGTATGCTCAGATACTCTCACCGGACTATTCTCTCGACCCTTTCAAGAAACGGTGAAGCTGTCTTTAGGAATGACACGATGATTCCATCTAACCAGTTAGAACGGTTCAGTAATGTGCTAATGTCCAACCTGACCCAAGCCGTAACTGACGCGGTGACAAGTCCTAGAAAATTCGGTGCGAGAAAAGCCAAGTTCACAGCATCTCAGACTGTTTACTTACTGGTTCAGTGCACTCCTGATCTGACCGATCAAGATTGCTCGACGTGTCTGCAAATATCCTTCAATCAGTTACCTCTAGACAAGATTGGAGGACGTTTTATTTTGCCGAGTTGTAATTCAAGATTCGAGACTTATCCGTTCTACAACCAAACCGCCGTCAAAGCCCTGTCACCACCACCGGTTTCAGCTCCCGAACGACCTG GGAAAGGTGGGAAAGCAAACGTGTCAGCGGTAGCCATTGTTGTGCCAGTAATAGTGGTTGTTCTGCTTTTGATAGCTGGTTATTGTTTCtttgcaaagaagaagaagaaggcttaTGATACAGCACCTTCAATTGATG GAGATGAAATATCAAGCGCAGACTCGCTTCAACTGGATTATAGGATGATTCAAGCTGCAACAAATGATTTTTCAGAGAGTAACAATATTGGTCGAGGTGGTTTCGGCGAGGTTTACAAG GGTACATTTCCGAATGGGACTGAAGTTGCGGTAAAGAGATTGTCGAAATCTTCTGGACAAGGTGACGCAGAGTTTAAGAACGAGGTTGCAGTTGTTGCAAAGCTTCAGCATAGAAATCTGGCTAGGCTTCTTGGATTTTGTAtagaaggaaaagaaaggatACTGGTCTATGAGTATGTGCCTAACAAAAGTCTTGACTACTTCCTCTTTG ACCCTGCTAAGGAAGGCCAGCTGGACTGGAGTCACCGGTACAAGATCATTGGTGGAATTGCTAGAGGGATTATATATCTTCATCAAGATTCGCGACTCACAATCATACACCGTGACCTCAAAGCGAGTAACATTCTTCTTGATGCGGATATGAATCCGAAAGTTGCTGATTTTGGAATGGCAAGGATCTTTGGAATGAACCAAACCGAGGAGAGTACAAGGAGAATAGTTGGGACTTA CGGTTACATGTCTCCTGAATATGCGATGCGTGGCCAGTACTCAATGAAATCCGACGTCTATAGCTTTGGAGTGTTAGTTCTTGAGATTATAAGCGGCAAGAAAAACAGCAGCTTCTTCGAGACAGACGGAGCACGAGACTTGGTCACATAC GCATGGAGGCTCTGGAGGAACCAGACACCATTAGATCTGGTGGCTCCGGTTATGAGACATAATTGCCAAATGAATAAAGTGGTTCGATGCGTCCATATCGGTCTTTTATGTGTTCAAGAAGATCCTGCGGACCGTCCAACTTTATCAACCATTGTTATGATGCTGAGTAGTAACACTGTGACTTTACCAGTGCCTAAGCAACCAAAATTTTTCGCTCAGAGTAGACCTAAAAAAGACCTGCTTGATTCAGAACAATCTACTAAAAGCAACTCTGTCCCTTGGTCGATTGACGACGCATCAATCACTGAATTATATCCTCGTTGA
- the LOC106366207 gene encoding cysteine-rich receptor-like protein kinase 10 isoform X2, translated as MSYTYFYFVFIFSSVLTICAQNHTYVYHDCPNTTTYASNSTYSTNLRTVLTSLSSRNASYSTGFQTAASGQAPNRVTGLFLCRGDLSPEVCRSCVAFSFNDLLSRCPNEREAVLYYDECMLRYSHRTILSTLSRNGEAVFRNDTMIPSNQLERFSNVLMSNLTQAVTDAVTSPRKFGARKAKFTASQTVYLLVQCTPDLTDQDCSTCLQISFNQLPLDKIGGRFILPSCNSRFETYPFYNQTAVKALSPPPVSAPERPGKGGKANVSAVAIVVPVIVVVLLLIAGYCFFAKKKKKAYDTAPSIDDEISSADSLQLDYRMIQAATNDFSESNNIGRGGFGEVYKGTFPNGTEVAVKRLSKSSGQGDAEFKNEVAVVAKLQHRNLARLLGFCIEGKERILVYEYVPNKSLDYFLFDPAKEGQLDWSHRYKIIGGIARGIIYLHQDSRLTIIHRDLKASNILLDADMNPKVADFGMARIFGMNQTEESTRRIVGTYGYMSPEYAMRGQYSMKSDVYSFGVLVLEIISGKKNSSFFETDGARDLVTYAWRLWRNQTPLDLVAPVMRHNCQMNKVVRCVHIGLLCVQEDPADRPTLSTIVMMLSSNTVTLPVPKQPKFFAQSRPKKDLLDSEQSTKSNSVPWSIDDASITELYPR; from the exons atgtCTTACACctatttctattttgttttcatattctCATCAGTCCTCACAATTTGCGCTCAAAACCATACTTATGTATACCATGACTGTCCGAACACTACAACTTATGCAAGCAACAGCACTTACTCCACCAATCTCAGAACCGTTTTGACTTCTCTCTCTTCCCGCAACGCCTCATACTCCACCGGATTCCAAACCGCCGCATCGGGACAAGCCCCCAACAGAGTCACCGGACTTTTCCTCTGCCGTGGAGACCTCTCGCCGGAAGTTTGCCGCAGCTGCGTCGCCTTCTCCTTCAACGACTTACTCAGTCGTTGTCCGAATGAGAGAGAAGCCGTGCTTTATTACGACGAGTGTATGCTCAGATACTCTCACCGGACTATTCTCTCGACCCTTTCAAGAAACGGTGAAGCTGTCTTTAGGAATGACACGATGATTCCATCTAACCAGTTAGAACGGTTCAGTAATGTGCTAATGTCCAACCTGACCCAAGCCGTAACTGACGCGGTGACAAGTCCTAGAAAATTCGGTGCGAGAAAAGCCAAGTTCACAGCATCTCAGACTGTTTACTTACTGGTTCAGTGCACTCCTGATCTGACCGATCAAGATTGCTCGACGTGTCTGCAAATATCCTTCAATCAGTTACCTCTAGACAAGATTGGAGGACGTTTTATTTTGCCGAGTTGTAATTCAAGATTCGAGACTTATCCGTTCTACAACCAAACCGCCGTCAAAGCCCTGTCACCACCACCGGTTTCAGCTCCCGAACGACCTG GGAAAGGTGGGAAAGCAAACGTGTCAGCGGTAGCCATTGTTGTGCCAGTAATAGTGGTTGTTCTGCTTTTGATAGCTGGTTATTGTTTCtttgcaaagaagaagaagaaggcttaTGATACAGCACCTTCAATTGATG ATGAAATATCAAGCGCAGACTCGCTTCAACTGGATTATAGGATGATTCAAGCTGCAACAAATGATTTTTCAGAGAGTAACAATATTGGTCGAGGTGGTTTCGGCGAGGTTTACAAG GGTACATTTCCGAATGGGACTGAAGTTGCGGTAAAGAGATTGTCGAAATCTTCTGGACAAGGTGACGCAGAGTTTAAGAACGAGGTTGCAGTTGTTGCAAAGCTTCAGCATAGAAATCTGGCTAGGCTTCTTGGATTTTGTAtagaaggaaaagaaaggatACTGGTCTATGAGTATGTGCCTAACAAAAGTCTTGACTACTTCCTCTTTG ACCCTGCTAAGGAAGGCCAGCTGGACTGGAGTCACCGGTACAAGATCATTGGTGGAATTGCTAGAGGGATTATATATCTTCATCAAGATTCGCGACTCACAATCATACACCGTGACCTCAAAGCGAGTAACATTCTTCTTGATGCGGATATGAATCCGAAAGTTGCTGATTTTGGAATGGCAAGGATCTTTGGAATGAACCAAACCGAGGAGAGTACAAGGAGAATAGTTGGGACTTA CGGTTACATGTCTCCTGAATATGCGATGCGTGGCCAGTACTCAATGAAATCCGACGTCTATAGCTTTGGAGTGTTAGTTCTTGAGATTATAAGCGGCAAGAAAAACAGCAGCTTCTTCGAGACAGACGGAGCACGAGACTTGGTCACATAC GCATGGAGGCTCTGGAGGAACCAGACACCATTAGATCTGGTGGCTCCGGTTATGAGACATAATTGCCAAATGAATAAAGTGGTTCGATGCGTCCATATCGGTCTTTTATGTGTTCAAGAAGATCCTGCGGACCGTCCAACTTTATCAACCATTGTTATGATGCTGAGTAGTAACACTGTGACTTTACCAGTGCCTAAGCAACCAAAATTTTTCGCTCAGAGTAGACCTAAAAAAGACCTGCTTGATTCAGAACAATCTACTAAAAGCAACTCTGTCCCTTGGTCGATTGACGACGCATCAATCACTGAATTATATCCTCGTTGA
- the LOC125579797 gene encoding uncharacterized protein LOC125579797 — translation MGAKTFPEVNATAVENSERRNQTNRGHGRRFNNKRGKPYNPKWKGSNKWVRSKQVSKGKETQEDTTQKRGTVCYICGCKGHWSCNCRTPPHLCKLYQESTKGKAKEVNLTENFEGTSYLDASDFANELD, via the coding sequence ATGGGAGCCAAAACATTTcctgaagtgaatgctacggcggttGAAAATTCGGAAAGGAGAAACCAGACCAACCGAGGTCATGGTCgccgtttcaacaacaaacgtggaaaacCTTACAATCCCAAATGGAAGGGATCTAACAAGTGGGTTAGATCCAAACAAGTTTCTAAGGGTAAAGAAACTCAAGAAGATACCACCCAGAAGCGTGGGACAGTATGTTACATATGTGgctgtaaaggacattggtcctGTAACTGTCGTACTCCTCCACATCTCtgtaagttatatcaagagtccacAAAAGGCAAAGCTAAAGAAGTGAACCTCACTGAAAACTTTGAAGGGACATCGTACCTCGATGCGTCTGACTTcgctaatgagctggactag
- the LOC106366208 gene encoding cysteine-rich receptor-like protein kinase 10 isoform X1 encodes MSSSTTFVFLFLFSFLTSFKAYAQDPTYVYHVCPNTTTFTRNSTYFTNLRTLLSSLSSPNASYSTGFQNATSGRAPDRVTGLFLCRGDVTPAVCRSCVAFAVNETLARCPNEREVTLYYDECMLRYSNGNILSTLNTNGGIILYNTQNVTSNQTGFRNLVLSTINQAATVASSSPRRFATGKANLTAFQTLYGLVQCTPDLTSQECLRCLNQIVNQLPMDKIGGRLIVPSCNSRYELYPFYNESAVPTPPPPPPVSTPPVPAPPPPAGKGGNSTVLVVAIVVPIIVAVLLFIAGYCFLTKRTKKAYHPTSAFDGDDITTADSLQLDYRSIQTATADFAESNKIGQGGFGEVYKGILSDGTEVAVKKLSKSSGQGDVEFKNEVVLVAKLQHRNLVRLLGFCLEGEERVLVYEYVPNKSLDYFLFDPAKQAQLDWSRRYKIIGGVARGILYLHQDSRLTIIHRDLKASNILLDADMNPKIADFGMARIFGLDQTQENTTRIVGTYGYMSPEYAMHGQYSMKSDVYSFGVLVLEIISGKKNSSFYQTDGAHDLVSYAWRLWSNGTPLDLVDPVIVDNCQRNEVVRCVHIGLLCVQEDPVDRPTLSTIVLMLTSNTVTLPVPRQPGLYFPSRPEKVKDPLDSAQYTTTQSLAGSVDDASITDVYPR; translated from the exons ATGTCTTCTTCCACCACTTTCGTGTTCCTCTTCCTTTTCTCCTTTCTCACTAGCTTCAAAGCTTATGCTCAAGATCCCACTTACGTATACCATGTCTGTCCAAACACCACAACTTTCACAAGAAACAGCACTTACTTCACCAATCTCAGAACCCTTTTGTCTTCCCTCTCTTCCCCCAACGCCTCTTACTCCACCGGCTTCCAAAACGCCACATCGGGACGAGCCCCCGACAGAGTCACCGGTCTTTTCCTCTGCCGAGGAGACGTCACGCCGGCAGTTTGCCGCAGCTGCGTCGCCTTTGCCGTCAACGAAACCTTAGCCCGGTGTCCGAACGAGAGAGAGGTGACGCTCTATTACGACGAGTGTATGCTCAGATACTCCAACGGCAACATTCTCTCGACCCTTAACACCAACGGAGGCATCATCTTGTACAACACTCAGAACGTTACATCGAACCAAACTGGGTTCAGAAACTTGGTCTTGTCCACGATCAACCAAGCGGCCACCGTTGCATCCAGCAGTCCTCGGAGATTCGCTACCGGAAAGGCTAACTTGACAGCGTTCCAGACTTTGTACGGGCTGGTTCAGTGCACTCCTGATCTGACGAGTCAGGAATGTTTGCGTTGTCTAAATCAGATCGTCAATCAATTGCCTATGGACAAGATCGGGGGAAGGCTTATTGTGCCGAGCTGTAATTCTAGATACGAGCTTTACCCGTTTTACAACGAATCCGCCGTTCCAAcgccaccaccacctcctccggTTTCTACTCCTCCTGTGCCAGCTCCTCCTCCACCTG CAGGGAAAGGTGGGAACTCAACTGTGTTGGTGGTAGCCATTGTTGTGCCTATTATAGTGGCTGTTCTGCTTTTCATAGCTGGTTATTGTTTCCTAACAAAGAGGACAAAGAAGGCTTATCACCCAACATCTGCATTTGATG GAGATGATATAACAACGGCGGACTCACTGCAGCTTGATTATAGATCAATCCAAACTGCAACTGCTGATTTTGCAGAGAGTAATAAGATTGGTCAAGGTGGATTTGGTGAGGTTTACAAG GGTATATTATCTGATGGGACTGAAGTTGCAGTGAAGAAACTGTCAAAGTCATCTGGACAAGGTGACGTGGAGTTCAAGAACGAGGTTGTTCTTGTTGCAAAGCTACAACATAGGAATCTGGTTAGACTTCTTGGGTTTTGTttagaaggagaagagagagtaCTAGTCTATGAATATGTGCCCAACAAAAGCCTTGACTACTTCCTCTTTG ACCCTGCAAAGCAAGCTCAGCTGGATTGGTCTCGACGATACAAGATTATAGGCGGCGTCGCTAGAGGGATTCTATATCTTCATCAAGACTCACGGCTCACAATCATACACCGTGACCTCAAAGCAAGTAACATTCTCTTGGATGCGGATATGAATCCTAAAATTGCAGATTTTGGAATGGCTAGGATCTTTGGATTGGACCAAACACAAGAGAACACAACCAGAATAGTTGGCACCTA TGGTTACATGTCTCCTGAGTATGCAATGCATGGTCAGTACTCAATGAAATCTGATGTCTATAGCTTCGGAGTGTTAGTTCTTGAGATTATAAGCGGCAAGAAAAACAGCAGCTTCTACCAAACTGATGGTGCACATGACCTGGTCTCATAT GCGTGGAGGCTTTGGAGTAATGGGACACCACTAGACCTCGTGGATCCAGTTATCGTGGATAATTGCCAAAGgaatgaagttgttcgatgtgTCCATATCGGTCTTTTGTGTGTTCAAGAAGATCCGGTAGACCGTCCGACCTTGTCAACCATCGTTCTGATGCTCACCAGTAATACTGTGACATTACCTGTGCCTAGGCAACCAGGTCTTTACTTTCCAAGTAGACCGGAAAAAGTAAAAGATCCGCTTGATTCGGCCCAATATACAACAACCCAATCTCTCGCAGGGTCTGTTGATGATGCCTCGATCACAGATGTATATCCTCGTTGA
- the LOC106366208 gene encoding cysteine-rich receptor-like protein kinase 10 isoform X2 gives MSSSTTFVFLFLFSFLTSFKAYAQDPTYVYHVCPNTTTFTRNSTYFTNLRTLLSSLSSPNASYSTGFQNATSGRAPDRVTGLFLCRGDVTPAVCRSCVAFAVNETLARCPNEREVTLYYDECMLRYSNGNILSTLNTNGGIILYNTQNVTSNQTGFRNLVLSTINQAATVASSSPRRFATGKANLTAFQTLYGLVQCTPDLTSQECLRCLNQIVNQLPMDKIGGRLIVPSCNSRYELYPFYNESAVPTPPPPPPVSTPPVPAPPPPGKGGNSTVLVVAIVVPIIVAVLLFIAGYCFLTKRTKKAYHPTSAFDGDDITTADSLQLDYRSIQTATADFAESNKIGQGGFGEVYKGILSDGTEVAVKKLSKSSGQGDVEFKNEVVLVAKLQHRNLVRLLGFCLEGEERVLVYEYVPNKSLDYFLFDPAKQAQLDWSRRYKIIGGVARGILYLHQDSRLTIIHRDLKASNILLDADMNPKIADFGMARIFGLDQTQENTTRIVGTYGYMSPEYAMHGQYSMKSDVYSFGVLVLEIISGKKNSSFYQTDGAHDLVSYAWRLWSNGTPLDLVDPVIVDNCQRNEVVRCVHIGLLCVQEDPVDRPTLSTIVLMLTSNTVTLPVPRQPGLYFPSRPEKVKDPLDSAQYTTTQSLAGSVDDASITDVYPR, from the exons ATGTCTTCTTCCACCACTTTCGTGTTCCTCTTCCTTTTCTCCTTTCTCACTAGCTTCAAAGCTTATGCTCAAGATCCCACTTACGTATACCATGTCTGTCCAAACACCACAACTTTCACAAGAAACAGCACTTACTTCACCAATCTCAGAACCCTTTTGTCTTCCCTCTCTTCCCCCAACGCCTCTTACTCCACCGGCTTCCAAAACGCCACATCGGGACGAGCCCCCGACAGAGTCACCGGTCTTTTCCTCTGCCGAGGAGACGTCACGCCGGCAGTTTGCCGCAGCTGCGTCGCCTTTGCCGTCAACGAAACCTTAGCCCGGTGTCCGAACGAGAGAGAGGTGACGCTCTATTACGACGAGTGTATGCTCAGATACTCCAACGGCAACATTCTCTCGACCCTTAACACCAACGGAGGCATCATCTTGTACAACACTCAGAACGTTACATCGAACCAAACTGGGTTCAGAAACTTGGTCTTGTCCACGATCAACCAAGCGGCCACCGTTGCATCCAGCAGTCCTCGGAGATTCGCTACCGGAAAGGCTAACTTGACAGCGTTCCAGACTTTGTACGGGCTGGTTCAGTGCACTCCTGATCTGACGAGTCAGGAATGTTTGCGTTGTCTAAATCAGATCGTCAATCAATTGCCTATGGACAAGATCGGGGGAAGGCTTATTGTGCCGAGCTGTAATTCTAGATACGAGCTTTACCCGTTTTACAACGAATCCGCCGTTCCAAcgccaccaccacctcctccggTTTCTACTCCTCCTGTGCCAGCTCCTCCTCCACCTG GGAAAGGTGGGAACTCAACTGTGTTGGTGGTAGCCATTGTTGTGCCTATTATAGTGGCTGTTCTGCTTTTCATAGCTGGTTATTGTTTCCTAACAAAGAGGACAAAGAAGGCTTATCACCCAACATCTGCATTTGATG GAGATGATATAACAACGGCGGACTCACTGCAGCTTGATTATAGATCAATCCAAACTGCAACTGCTGATTTTGCAGAGAGTAATAAGATTGGTCAAGGTGGATTTGGTGAGGTTTACAAG GGTATATTATCTGATGGGACTGAAGTTGCAGTGAAGAAACTGTCAAAGTCATCTGGACAAGGTGACGTGGAGTTCAAGAACGAGGTTGTTCTTGTTGCAAAGCTACAACATAGGAATCTGGTTAGACTTCTTGGGTTTTGTttagaaggagaagagagagtaCTAGTCTATGAATATGTGCCCAACAAAAGCCTTGACTACTTCCTCTTTG ACCCTGCAAAGCAAGCTCAGCTGGATTGGTCTCGACGATACAAGATTATAGGCGGCGTCGCTAGAGGGATTCTATATCTTCATCAAGACTCACGGCTCACAATCATACACCGTGACCTCAAAGCAAGTAACATTCTCTTGGATGCGGATATGAATCCTAAAATTGCAGATTTTGGAATGGCTAGGATCTTTGGATTGGACCAAACACAAGAGAACACAACCAGAATAGTTGGCACCTA TGGTTACATGTCTCCTGAGTATGCAATGCATGGTCAGTACTCAATGAAATCTGATGTCTATAGCTTCGGAGTGTTAGTTCTTGAGATTATAAGCGGCAAGAAAAACAGCAGCTTCTACCAAACTGATGGTGCACATGACCTGGTCTCATAT GCGTGGAGGCTTTGGAGTAATGGGACACCACTAGACCTCGTGGATCCAGTTATCGTGGATAATTGCCAAAGgaatgaagttgttcgatgtgTCCATATCGGTCTTTTGTGTGTTCAAGAAGATCCGGTAGACCGTCCGACCTTGTCAACCATCGTTCTGATGCTCACCAGTAATACTGTGACATTACCTGTGCCTAGGCAACCAGGTCTTTACTTTCCAAGTAGACCGGAAAAAGTAAAAGATCCGCTTGATTCGGCCCAATATACAACAACCCAATCTCTCGCAGGGTCTGTTGATGATGCCTCGATCACAGATGTATATCCTCGTTGA
- the LOC106362724 gene encoding uncharacterized protein LOC106362724, whose protein sequence is MTGRFSKEAKGKGIVSDPYQAPRTARIKAQLPDNTEALQKFSRTLICRVKNQTTQKVWSLIPFFTELWKSDKRPVGSDLGNGLFQFQFEKETDLLAVLEKKPYHYAKWMVIVQRWELTVSKDFPSLIPFSIKVQVIPIHLWSEETIQ, encoded by the coding sequence ATGACTGGAAGATTTTCCAAAGAAGCGAAAGGAAAAGGGATTGTTTCTGACCCATACCAAGCTCCCAGGACGGCTAGAATCAAGGCCCAGCTACCTGACAACACAGAAGCGCTCCAGAAGTTCTCTCGCACTCTAATCTGCAGGGTAAAAAACCAGACAACTCAAAAAGTCTGGTCTCTTATTCCTTTCTTCACTGAACTTTGGAAATCAGATAAACGACCAGTTGGCTCAGACTTGGGCAATGGCTTATTCCAATTCCAATTTGAAAAGGAAACGGACCTGCTGGCTGTTCTCGAGAAAAAACCATACCATTATGCTAAATGGATGGTCATTGTCCAGAGATGGGAGCTTACAGTGTCAAAAGATTTTCCATCTCTGATACCGTTCTCGATTAAAGTCCAAGTAATTCCAATTCATCTCTGGTCGGAAGAGACAATACAGTGA
- the LOC106366214 gene encoding putative cysteine-rich receptor-like protein kinase 16, with product MILKMKLKNLLLILWFFLVGFHVACAHKCSETGFFIPHGKFDTNRGLLLSSLASNVSGRGGFYNSSVGQGSDRVYAVGMCIPVTEPKICSNCIHLASNELMETCPNQTEGLLWFEKETLCMIRYSNRLFFGTLEMEPSYKVYNTAAFQVNLTEFDNTWEALTLRVIAQATSSSNPMYYGAGIQKIGTSRNIYAFVLCSKDISPWNCAKCLRQNVYDYRSCCSRKQGGLTMRLSCFMEWDLYPFFGVFQNQTSPTTHKKDSKKNSTGTIVGIIVVLTFMSSALLALGLALCRRRNTYQEFATERRSMTTYGTEPQYDDADDITTSGSLQFDFKAIEAATCNFHESNKLGHGGFGEVYKGTFPNGTEVAVKRLSNSSGQGEQEFQNEVLLVAKLQHRNLVKLLGFSVEREEKILIYEFVPNKSLDYFLFDHRKRSQLDWRKRYNIIGGITRGILYLYQDSRLTIIHRDLKASNILLDADMNPKISDFGMARNFRVDQTEANTGRVVGTFGYMSPEYVANGQFSMKSDVYSFGVLTLEIIVGKKNSSFHQIDNSVGNLVTYVWRLWNNESLLELMDPAMGENYDKDEVTRCIHIGLLCVQENPADRPTMSTVFQMLTNTSITLPVPQPPGFFFRVRSDLNPLADSLESGPSKSTMSFTCSIDDASITNVNPR from the exons ATGATCTTGAAAATGAAACTGAAGAATCTATTACTAATCTTATGGTTCTTCCTTGTAGGCTTTCATGTAGCGTGTGCACACAAATGCAGTGAAACCGGTTTTTTCATACCCCATGGTAAGTTTGATACAAACCGTGGcctcctcctctcttctctaGCTTCTAATGTCTCAGGTCGTGGCGGCTTCTACAATTCTTCCGTTGGACAAGGATCAGATCGTGTGTATGCTGTGGGGATGTGCATCCCAGTTACTGAACCAAAAATTTGCTCAAACTGTATCCACCTTGCTTCTAATGAGTTGATGGAGACATGTCCTAATCAGACGGAAGGTCTCCTCTGGTTCGAGAAGGAGACTCTTTGCATGATACGTTACTCCAACCGTTTGTTTTTTGGAACACTCGAGATGGAACCAAGTTATAAGGTGTACAATACAGCGGCTTTCCAAGTTAACTTGACAGAGTTTGATAATACATGGGAGGCTTTGACGCTTCGTGTGATCGCTCAAGCTACCTCATCTTCTAACCCTATGTACTATGGTGCCGGCATACAGAAAATAGGGACTTCGCGGAACATCTACGCTTTTGTGCTATGTAGTAAAGATATATCTCCCTGGAACTGCGCCAAGTGTTTAAGACAAAACGTGTATGACTATAGGTCATGCTGCAGTAGGAAACAAg GTGGTCTTACAATGAGACTGAGTTGTTTCATGGAATGGGATCTCTATCCATTCTTTGGAGTTTTTCAGAATCAGACCTCGCCAACTACTCATAAAAAAG ATagcaaaaaaaattctacaGGAACTATCGTTGGAATCATTGTCGTTCTCACCTTCATGAGTAGTGCGCTACTTGCACTAGGGCTTGCTCTATGTAGGAGGAGAAACACGTACCAAGAATTTGCAACTGAAA GGAGATCGATGACAACTTATGGTACTGAACCACAATATGATG ATGCAGATGATATTACAACTTCAGGTTCACTTCAATTCGATTTTAAAGCAATTGAAGCGGCTACATGTAATTTTCATGAGAGTAACAAGCTAGGTCATGGTGGATTTGGTGAAGTTTACAAG GGAACGTTCCCGAATGGAACAGAAGTTGCTGTGAAGAGGCTGTCTAATTCTTCAGGTCAAGGGGAACAAGAGTTTCAGAACGAGGTTCTCCTTGTAGCAAAGCTCCAACATCGAAACCTGGTTAAGCTTCTCGGGTTCTCTGtcgaaagagaagaaaagataCTCATCTATGAGTTTGTGCCCAACAAAAGTCTTGATTATTTCCTTTTTG ACCATAGAAAGAGGAGTCAGCTGGATTGGAGAAAAAGGTATAACATTATCGGTGGAATCACTCGTGGGATTCTTTATCTTTATCAAGATTCACGGCTCACAATCATACACCGTGACCTTAAAGCTAGTAACATTCTCTTAGATGCTGACATGAACCCAAAAATCTCGGATTTTGGAATGGCAAGAAACTTCAGAGTTGACCAAACTGAAGCCAATACAGGAAGAGTAGTTGGAACATT CGGTTACATGTCTCCAGAGTATGTGGCAAATGGGCAGTTCTCCATGAAATCTGATGTTTATAGTTTTGGAGTATTGACTCTAGAGATTATTGTTGGCAAAAAGAATAGTAGCTTTCACCAGATAGATAATTCAGTAGGGAACTTGGTGACATAT GTTTGGAGGCTATGGAACAACGAATCATTGTTGGAACTGATGGACCCGGCCATGGGAGAGAATTATGATAAAGATGAAGTCACTAGATGCATCCATATTGGGTTATTGTGCGTTCAAGAAAATCCTGCAGATCGTCCAACTATGTCCACAGTATTTCAGATGCTCACTAATACTTCCATTACACTGCCTGTCCCTCAACCACCTGGATTTTTCTTCAGGGTCAGATCTGATCTAAACCCATTAGCCGATAGCTTGGAGTCTGGTCCGTCTAAGTCTACCATGTCTTTTACTTGTTCCATTGATGATGCATCGATCACAAATGTTAATCCtcgttaa